One genomic region from Actinomycetota bacterium encodes:
- a CDS encoding P-loop NTPase, which yields MEQVARVVLALEANDVAEEVMHFLDRTGSARVVGTAADDRQLIEAVRQLEPDAVVAQPSLVEPAAVRGPTVLALDTRETVASLRAAIRAGASGFYLWPGERDELAGATAATIPETFVDEKRATIVAVHGARGGVGATFVASHLAQAFARRGLECVLLDADPTYGDVSSATGLPDDEVHTIADLLPLVHELTPAHLDDALWRHPSGFRVLAPPAAERASLVTPGDLSAIVRVAAGSCDAVVISLPREIGDVSVAMLEAADHVLEVLALDVQSFRAATRALEVVTPLRVKARAGFVVNRARRGEITPGDVERVFGAVPLAVVPADRAVPRAQDRGRLVPPRGRVGRAFVTLADRLLETGDA from the coding sequence ATGGAGCAGGTCGCACGGGTGGTGCTCGCCCTGGAGGCCAACGACGTCGCCGAGGAGGTCATGCACTTCCTCGACCGCACGGGCAGCGCGCGCGTCGTCGGCACCGCCGCTGACGACCGACAACTGATCGAGGCCGTCCGTCAGCTCGAGCCCGATGCGGTCGTGGCGCAGCCCTCGCTGGTGGAGCCGGCGGCGGTCCGTGGACCGACGGTGCTCGCGCTCGACACGCGGGAGACGGTCGCATCGCTCCGGGCCGCGATCAGAGCCGGTGCGAGCGGGTTCTACCTCTGGCCCGGTGAGCGCGACGAGCTCGCGGGCGCGACCGCCGCAACGATACCCGAGACGTTCGTCGACGAGAAGCGCGCGACGATCGTGGCCGTGCACGGCGCCCGCGGCGGGGTGGGGGCGACCTTCGTGGCGTCCCACCTGGCGCAGGCCTTCGCCCGACGGGGCCTCGAGTGCGTCCTCCTCGACGCCGACCCGACGTACGGAGATGTCTCCTCGGCGACCGGACTTCCCGACGACGAGGTGCATACGATCGCAGACCTCCTTCCGCTCGTGCACGAGCTGACCCCGGCGCATCTCGACGACGCCCTCTGGAGGCACCCGAGCGGCTTCCGGGTGCTCGCGCCACCGGCCGCCGAGCGGGCCTCGCTCGTGACGCCAGGCGATCTGTCGGCGATCGTTCGCGTGGCTGCCGGCTCGTGCGACGCCGTCGTGATCTCGCTTCCGAGGGAGATCGGCGACGTCAGCGTGGCCATGCTCGAGGCCGCCGACCACGTGCTCGAGGTGCTCGCGCTCGACGTGCAGTCGTTCCGCGCGGCCACCCGGGCACTCGAGGTCGTCACGCCGTTGCGTGTGAAGGCTCGAGCCGGCTTCGTCGTGAACCGAGCACGTCGCGGCGAGATCACCCCTGGTGACGTCGAACGGGTCTTCGGGGCCGTGCCCCTGGCGGTGGTGCCCGCGGACCGGGCGGTGCCGCGGGCTCAGGATCGCGGCCGGCTCGTGCCCCCGAGGGGCCGCGTCGGTCGCGCTTTCGTCACCCTTGCCGACCGCCTGCTCGAAACGGGAGACGCGTGA